A window of the Sabethes cyaneus chromosome 1, idSabCyanKW18_F2, whole genome shotgun sequence genome harbors these coding sequences:
- the LOC128733284 gene encoding uncharacterized protein LOC128733284, which yields MVCFKQERDSRPRPPPASGENSGATSTYHLPTSSNSSQVDNLAATNISVSNSAMQLTSQVLLATAVVLVEDDEGNQIPARALLDSGSESNFISEHLSQRLKVDRQKVHISVLGIGQASARVKQRVQATIRSRVSRFSRELNFLVLPKVTVHLPTTSINTKGWTIPNDIQLADPSFSVSMGVDIVLGIEAFFDFFVFGRKLTLGEQMPSLNESVFGWVVCGGLSFHKQSPHISCHMTEDRLDELVARFWACEEVDIKKSYSPEEERCENLFTQTVQRGPDGRYTVALPMAEGAISRLGESKNIALRRLHATERRLARNSGLLDQYKAFMSEYLDLGHMRLVEEDQRAVVGRCYLPHHPVVKEASTTTKVRVVFDVSCKTSTGISLNDVLLTGPVIQEELRSIILRCRTKQIMLVADVEKMFRQIVIDPNDRPLQCILWRSSPTEEVATYELNTVTYGTKPAPFLATRVLQQLALDEGEHFALAARAITEDTYMDDVITGSNDSAEALQLRLQLDEIMNSGGFRLRKWASNCAEVLRGIPSENLAIDVGGINLDPDPAIKTLGLTWMPNTDVFKFQFNIPPLETYETLSKRRILSIIATLFDPLGLIGAVITTAKIFMQLLWTLQSEDGSRLDWDKPLPQTVGENWRNFYSQLPLLNGIRIKRCIILPEAVAVEIHCFCDASEKAYGGLVYIRSLDFNGNVSVQLLTSRSKVAPLKCQTIPRLELCGAELVAKLYTKVKQSVKMEVPTFFWTDSTCVLRWIQAIPSTWKPTPRFITGYYPKASSPLNFYYPKASSTRFRQLQQINISD from the exons ATGGTATGCTTTAAGCAGGAAAGGGATAGTAGACCTAGGCCGCCACCTGCTAGCGGTGAAAACTCCGGTGCGACCTCAACTTATCATCTACCGACGTCATCAAATTCATCACAGGTTGACAACCTGGCGGCTACCAACATATCGGTATCGAATTCCGCTATGCAGCTCACATCGCAAGTCTTATTGGCCACTGCTGTGGTTCTCGTCGAGGATGATGAGGGAAATCAAATACCAGCTCGCGCGCTTCTCGACTCGGGCTCTGAAAGCAATTTCATTTCGGAGCATTTAAGTCAACGATTAAAGGTGGATCGGCAAAAGGTACATATTTCAGTCCTTGGTATAGGACAGGCATCTGCAAGGGTTAAACAACGGGTTCAAGCTACAATACGCTCTAGAGTATCAAGGTTTTCACGGGAATTGAACTTTCTGGTTTTACCCAAGGTGACAGTTCATTTACCGACAACTTCAATTAATACGAAAGGATGGACCATACCAAACGACATCCAGTTGGCTGACCCTTCATTCTCGGTGTCTATGGGAGTAGACATAGTACTTGGTATCGAAgcattttttgatttcttcGTGTTTGGTCGGAAGCTCACTTTGGGAGAgcagatgccatcgcttaacgAGTCGGTATTCGGATGGGTGGTCTGCGGCGGATTATCATTTCATAAGCAATCACCTCATATCAGCTGTCATATGACCGAGGACAGGTTGGATGAATTGGTTGCTAGATTTTGGGCATGCGAAGAGGtcgatatcaaaaaatcttatTCACCGGAGGAAGAGCGGTGTGAGAACCTGTTTACGCAAACCGTACAACGGGGACCTGATGGACGATACACTGTTGCATTACCTATGGCTGAGGGGGCCATATCGCGGTTGGGCGAGTCGAAAAACATTGCACTACGACGTCTCCACGCAACGGAAAGAAGGTTGGCAAGGAACTCAGGCTTGCTTGACCAGTATAAGGCGTTCATGAGCGAATATCTAGATTTGGGGCATATGCGCTTGGTTGAGGAAGACCAACGAGCAGTAGTAGGCCGATGCTACTTACCGCATCATCCGGTTGTTAAGGAGGCCAGTACGACCACAAAGGTGCGCGTTGTCTTCGACGTGTCTTGTAAGACATCAACGGGAATTTCGCTGAACGACGTGTTGTTGACGGGACCGGTGATCCAGGAGGAGTTACGGTCAATTATATTACGCTGTAGGACCAAGCAAATTATGCTGGTAGCCGACGTTGAAAAAATGTTTCGGCAGATTGTGATCGACCCAAACGATAGGCCGCTACAGTGTATTCTTTGGCGCTCGTCGCCTACTGAGGAGGTGGCGACCTACGAACTAAATACAGTGACGTACGGTACTAAACCCGCTCCGTTTCTTGCGACACGCGTCTTGCAGCAGCTGGCATTAGATGAAGGGGAACATTTTGCTTTGGCAGCAAGGGCCATCACCGAAGACACATATATGGATGATGTCATCACAGGATCTAACGACAGTGCAGAAGCTCTACAGCTGAGATTGCAACTGGATGAAATTATGAATAGTGGTGGATTTCGATTGCGCAAGTGGGCATCGAACTGCGCAGAGGTGTTACGAGGTATTCCGAGCGAGAATCTGGCGATTGATGTCGGTGGAATTAATTTAGATCCAGATCCAGCCATAAAAACGCTGGGATTAACCTGGATGCCAAACACAGACGTTTTTAAGTTTCAGTTCAACATTCCACCACTGGAAACGTACGAAACGCTTAGTAAACGTCGCATACTCTCTATCATAGCTACGCTCTTTGATCCATTGGGCCTCATCGGAGCTGTTATTACGACGGCTaaaatttttatgcaactactGTGGACACTGCAATCCGAGGATGGAAGCAGATTAGACTGGGACAAACCATTACCTCAAACGGTGGGTGAGAATTGGCGGAACTTTTACTCTCAATTACCTTTGCTGAATGGGATTCGCATCAAACGTTGCATTATTCTTCCGGAAGCTGTGGCGGTGGAAATTCACTGCTTCTGCGATGCCTCGGAGAAGGCATATGGGGGCCTTGTATATATTCGGAGTCTGGACTTTAATGGCAACGTGTCTGTTCAATTACTAACATCAAGGTCTAAGGTTGCACCGTTAAAATGTCAAACAATACCGAGGTTAGAGCTCTGTGGGGCAGAGCTGGTCGCTAAGCTGTACACTAAAGTTAAGCAGTCAGTGAAAATGGAGGTACCAACATTCTTTTGGACCGATTCGACATGTGTGCTGCGCTGGATCCAAGCAATTCCCTCAACATGGA AACCCACCCCACGCTTCATCACTGGCTACTATCCGAAAGCAAGCAGTCCACTAAATTTCTACTATCCGAAAGCAAGCAGTACACGGTTCCGGCAGCTGCAGCAGATAAACATATCCGATTaa